Proteins encoded within one genomic window of bacterium:
- a CDS encoding DEAD/DEAH box helicase translates to MSTSIEHLGLVPALADAVADMGYTQATPIQAKAIPVILTGRDLIGCAATGTGKTAAFLLPILQRLAEPRPDGCRALILSPTRELAMQIDEQALALGYHLGLSAVSVVGGVDMGPQEHALKQGSDIVVATPGRLLDHMRFNTAKLGNVEVVVLDEADRMLDMGFLPDVQRILAALPAERQTLLFSATLSPRILDLAASILRDPVTVTVDRQRPAERIDHQTYRISQGRKAALLSSLLRPGGDMRSVIVFVKRKVDADRLARGITRGGVPSTSIHSDRSQPERSEALEAFRRGDFPVLVATDVAGRGLDISGISHVVNFDVPRTSDDYIHRAGRTARAGATGQVITFVAPDDAYQMADIERALGMRLPVIDHPLGSGEEAAAAPQARRRPRGGPPAALRARRQCRD, encoded by the coding sequence ATGAGCACATCGATTGAACACCTTGGCCTGGTCCCCGCCCTGGCCGACGCCGTGGCGGACATGGGCTACACCCAGGCCACCCCCATCCAGGCCAAGGCCATTCCGGTCATCCTCACCGGCCGCGACCTGATCGGCTGCGCCGCCACCGGCACCGGCAAGACCGCCGCGTTCCTGCTGCCCATCCTGCAGCGCCTGGCGGAGCCCCGGCCCGACGGCTGCCGGGCGCTGATCCTGTCGCCGACGCGCGAGTTGGCGATGCAGATCGACGAGCAGGCGCTCGCCCTCGGCTATCACCTCGGCCTCAGCGCCGTCTCGGTGGTCGGCGGCGTCGACATGGGGCCGCAGGAGCACGCGCTCAAGCAGGGCAGCGACATCGTCGTCGCCACCCCCGGCCGGCTGCTCGACCACATGCGCTTCAACACCGCCAAGCTCGGCAACGTCGAGGTCGTCGTGCTCGACGAGGCCGACCGCATGCTCGACATGGGCTTCCTGCCGGACGTGCAGCGCATCCTCGCCGCGCTGCCGGCCGAGCGGCAGACGCTGCTGTTCTCGGCCACGCTGTCGCCGCGCATCCTCGATCTCGCCGCCAGCATCCTGCGCGATCCGGTCACCGTCACCGTCGACCGCCAGCGCCCCGCCGAGCGCATCGATCATCAGACGTATCGCATCAGCCAGGGTCGCAAGGCGGCGCTGCTCAGCAGCCTGCTGCGCCCCGGCGGCGACATGCGCTCGGTGATCGTCTTCGTCAAGCGCAAGGTCGACGCCGATCGCCTGGCGCGCGGCATCACGCGCGGCGGCGTGCCGAGCACCAGCATCCATTCCGACCGCAGTCAGCCGGAGCGCAGCGAGGCGCTCGAGGCCTTCCGCCGCGGCGACTTCCCGGTGCTGGTCGCCACCGACGTCGCCGGCCGCGGCCTCGACATCAGCGGCATCTCGCACGTCGTCAACTTCGACGTGCCGCGCACCTCGGACGACTACATCCATCGCGCCGGCCGCACGGCGCGCGCCGGCGCCACCGGCCAGGTGATCACCTTCGTCGCTCCGGACGACGCCTACCAGATGGCGGACATCGAACGCGCGCTCGGCATGCGCCTGCCGGTCATCGACCACCCGCTGGGCAGCGGCGAGGAGGCCGCGGCGGCGCCCCAGGCGCGCCGTCGCCCGCGCGGCGGGCCGCCTGCGGCACTCCGCGCCCGGCGCCAATGCCGCGATTGA
- a CDS encoding cytochrome C oxidase subunit II produces MIEWLVPEASTYARDIDWLFTSIFLTVGFWFLLAQAVFFWLLFRFRRRDGVPAQYITGEEKAEKRWISIPHALVIACDVFLIAATVMVWRNVKQVLPPADETIRVIGQQWAWTFVHPGPDQQLGTEDDVTEVNELHVTNGTVYHFELTSKDVLHSFSVPAFRLKQDAVPGRIITGWFQPTTIGQYDIQCAEICGIGHALMPARLYVETESAHAAWLRDRQA; encoded by the coding sequence ATGATCGAGTGGCTGGTGCCCGAGGCCTCGACCTACGCGCGCGACATCGACTGGCTGTTCACGAGCATCTTCCTCACCGTGGGCTTCTGGTTCCTGCTCGCGCAGGCCGTCTTCTTCTGGCTGCTGTTCCGCTTCCGCAGGCGCGATGGCGTGCCGGCGCAGTACATCACCGGCGAGGAGAAGGCCGAGAAGCGCTGGATCTCGATCCCGCACGCGCTGGTCATCGCCTGCGACGTCTTCCTCATCGCCGCCACCGTGATGGTGTGGCGCAACGTCAAGCAGGTGCTGCCGCCGGCCGACGAGACCATCCGCGTCATCGGCCAGCAGTGGGCGTGGACCTTCGTCCACCCCGGCCCCGACCAGCAGCTCGGCACCGAGGACGACGTCACCGAGGTCAACGAGCTGCACGTGACGAACGGCACCGTCTACCACTTCGAGCTGACCTCGAAGGACGTCCTGCACAGCTTCTCGGTGCCGGCCTTCCGCCTGAAACAGGACGCCGTCCCCGGGCGCATCATCACCGGCTGGTTCCAGCCCACCACCATCGGCCAGTACGACATCCAGTGCGCCGAGATCTGCGGCATCGGCCACGCGCTGATGCCGGCGCGCCTGTACGTCGAGACCGAGTCGGCGCACGCCGCCTGGCTGCGCGACCGCCAGGCGTGA
- the hflX gene encoding GTPase HflX, with the protein MPADESPRAVLLGVQLPGVDDAEHAASLTELGRLAKTLGLQVVARISQKRAALAPAAVVGAGKLRELARLTGGSGVVPSGVPSHRQRRGGRPLEDGEGDDGAVEADDRAADEVDGAADAASEPPAARASVVVVDHEISPSQARNLERATGAEVLDRSAVILAIFHRHARSREARLQVEIARLAYMAPRLREGGGADRQGGGIGGKGAGESQIELDRRKVRDRIAQLRRELAAIEQDAVTRRRRRADQATVAIVGYTNAGKSSLMRALTSSEPLVADQLFATLDTTVRALQPESVPRILVSDTVGFIKKLPHDLVASFRSTLDEAREASLLVHVVDAADPDFPAQIAVTAQVLAEIGAADQPRLLVLNKADRLDAARRDDLRAAYPDALLLSARLPDDVAALRARIVQFFERDFVEAELLIPYARQRLVGDVHAACRVLDERCDDAGRHLRVRAHPAVIARLRAAC; encoded by the coding sequence ATGCCCGCCGACGAATCGCCGCGCGCCGTCCTGCTCGGCGTCCAGCTCCCCGGCGTCGACGACGCCGAACACGCCGCGTCGCTGACCGAGCTCGGCCGCCTGGCCAAGACGCTCGGCCTGCAGGTGGTGGCGCGGATCAGCCAGAAGCGCGCCGCGCTCGCCCCCGCCGCCGTGGTCGGCGCCGGCAAGCTGCGCGAGCTGGCGCGGCTCACCGGCGGCAGCGGCGTCGTGCCCTCGGGCGTGCCGAGCCATCGCCAGCGGCGCGGCGGCCGGCCGCTCGAGGACGGCGAGGGCGACGACGGCGCGGTCGAGGCCGACGACAGGGCCGCCGACGAGGTCGACGGCGCGGCCGACGCGGCGAGCGAGCCTCCCGCCGCGCGGGCCAGCGTCGTCGTCGTCGACCACGAGATCTCGCCGTCGCAGGCGCGCAATCTCGAACGCGCCACCGGCGCCGAGGTGCTCGACCGCAGCGCCGTCATTCTCGCCATCTTCCACCGCCACGCGCGCAGCCGCGAGGCGCGCCTGCAGGTGGAGATCGCGCGCCTGGCCTACATGGCGCCGCGCCTGCGCGAGGGCGGCGGCGCCGACCGGCAGGGCGGCGGCATCGGCGGCAAGGGCGCCGGCGAGTCGCAGATCGAGCTCGACCGGCGCAAGGTGCGCGACCGCATCGCGCAGTTGCGCCGCGAGCTGGCGGCGATCGAGCAGGACGCGGTCACCCGCCGTCGCCGCCGCGCCGACCAGGCGACGGTGGCCATCGTCGGCTACACCAACGCCGGCAAGTCCTCGCTGATGCGCGCCCTGACCAGCAGCGAGCCGCTGGTCGCCGATCAGCTCTTCGCCACGCTGGACACCACGGTGCGGGCGCTGCAGCCGGAGAGCGTGCCGCGCATCCTGGTCAGCGACACGGTCGGCTTCATCAAGAAACTGCCGCACGACCTGGTCGCCTCGTTCCGTTCGACGCTCGACGAGGCGCGCGAGGCGTCGCTGCTGGTGCACGTCGTCGACGCCGCCGACCCCGACTTCCCGGCGCAGATCGCCGTCACCGCGCAGGTGCTGGCGGAGATCGGCGCCGCCGACCAGCCGCGCCTGCTGGTGCTCAACAAGGCGGACCGCCTCGACGCCGCGCGCCGCGACGATCTGCGCGCCGCCTATCCCGACGCCCTGCTGCTGTCGGCGCGCCTGCCCGACGACGTCGCCGCGCTGCGCGCCCGCATCGTGCAGTTCTTCGAGCGCGATTTCGTCGAAGCCGAGCTGCTCATCCCCTACGCGCGGCAGCGCCTGGTCGGCGACGTGCACGCCGCCTGCCGGGTGCTCGACGAGCGCTGCGACGATGCCGGCCGCCATCTGCGGGTCCGCGCCCACCCGGCGGTCATCGCCCGGCTGCGCGCCGCCTGCTGA
- a CDS encoding cytochrome c, which yields MALLKRVGRAAGCGLFALTLAAPVEAGAQDVARGAQLFDTCVPCHGANGAGSLDRRAPVIAALPAWYVATQIGNFKAGRRGYHPDDAAGLQMRPMAMALFTDADVQAVAAYVATLPPVPPTDVGGGDAGRGQTAYAVCLACHGPDGMGNEQLKAPPIARQGDWYLVAQLDNFKSGRRGSAEGDVTGMQMRGMSATLADQQAVQDVAAYVRTLRK from the coding sequence GTGGCATTGCTGAAGAGGGTCGGTCGCGCGGCCGGGTGCGGCCTGTTCGCGCTGACGCTGGCGGCGCCGGTCGAGGCGGGCGCGCAGGACGTGGCGCGGGGCGCCCAACTGTTCGACACCTGCGTCCCCTGCCACGGCGCCAACGGCGCCGGCAGCCTCGACCGCCGCGCGCCGGTGATCGCGGCGCTGCCCGCCTGGTACGTCGCGACCCAGATCGGCAACTTCAAGGCCGGGCGGCGCGGCTATCACCCCGACGACGCCGCCGGCCTGCAGATGCGGCCGATGGCGATGGCGCTGTTCACCGACGCCGACGTGCAGGCGGTCGCCGCCTACGTCGCCACCCTGCCGCCGGTGCCGCCGACCGACGTCGGCGGCGGCGACGCCGGGCGCGGCCAGACAGCCTATGCCGTCTGCCTCGCCTGCCACGGCCCCGACGGCATGGGCAACGAGCAGTTGAAGGCGCCGCCGATCGCCCGCCAGGGCGACTGGTACCTGGTCGCCCAGCTCGACAACTTCAAGAGCGGCCGGCGCGGCAGCGCCGAGGGCGACGTCACCGGCATGCAGATGCGCGGCATGTCGGCGACCCTGGCCGACCAGCAGGCGGTGCAGGACGTCGCGGCGTACGTCCGCACGCTGCGCAAGTGA